In Colletotrichum higginsianum IMI 349063 chromosome 1, whole genome shotgun sequence, one genomic interval encodes:
- a CDS encoding Fibroin-3 related protein, translated as MPTIDVAMARSLRGGVWGSVASSIAANIETRGITDTVNNAGNQINDVKTALSSWDNCMAVTYCKWPVIGVMIFGGLIIFSIVWCIIRCACCGLSCCCQCCYCLKCCGNCCGCCDTPKGTPHKHLDDDPYGPPTNQGYKSQAPMAPFYNTAPTHVAHSTAPAPTASGAAAPPQYAEFEVSKSGANPADADALPAMPSWEGAGSKKVALTEEVELEQMKPATSPNSNAQNMPLMAPNAMSHPNSPMPGDRSPYGQNAQAGSSGYFANANQPANPYTTGVQGPGGYNDGAYGQSTSPFGVDQAYGTGAMAAGGMAMAQGRRTPHRELNNNNGYGPQRGQTYPPPQQEFDQGYGDYEQGGYGMGRPPRAGPSPAPVPRSFTAPPRNGPSPAPPGFRRSPGPQNDYRGPSAPPADYRRSPAPQNDYGYDQQDQYLNDNYGRPQYGGGARQYSSESTRPLAPQPSYIAELPSPDLRNNGGFDFSGNSRPQQYNYNRSPSGGVQQHIEEEEEQRPPQSSGGTYPGYKAYQPTKDGWSGV; from the exons CCCTGTCGAGCTGGGACAACTGCATGGCTGTCACTTACTGCAA GTGGCCCGTTATCGGAGTCATGATTTTCGGCGGGTTGATCATCTTCTCCATCGTATGGTGTATCATCCGGTGCGCCTGCTGCGGCTTATCGTGCTGTTGTCAATGCTGCTACTGCCTGAAGTGCTGCGGTAactgctgcggctgctgcgaTACCCCGAAAGGGACGCCTCATAAgcacctcgacgacgacccatATGGACCGCCGACGAATCAGGGATACAAGTCTCAGGCCCCCATGGCTCCCTTTTACAACACCGCGCCTACGCATGTGGCACATTCGACTGCGCCGGCCCCTACAGCTAGTGGAGCTGCAGCTCCGCCACAGTATGCCGAATTCGAAGTCAGCAAGTCGGGCGCCAACCCGGCGGACGCAGATGCGCTGCCGGCGATGCCCAGCTGGGAGGGTGCGGGCTCCAAGAAGGTCGCACTTACGGAAGAGGTGGAACTTGAGCAGATGAAGCCTGCGACATCACCCAACTCCAACGCCCAAAACATGCCTCTTATGGCACCTAACGCCATGTCGCACCCAAACAGCCCAATGCCAGGAGACAGGAGTCCTTATGGTCAAAATGCTCAGGCAGGTTCCAGCGGCTActtcgccaacgccaaccaACCTGCGAACCCTTACACGACGGGTGTTCAGGGCCCCGGCGGCTACAATGACGGTGCATACGGACAGTCAACTTCGCCTTTCGGAGTGGACCAAGCTTACGGCACCGGGGCTATGGCTGCCGGAGGCATGGCGATGGCTCAGGGTAGGCGGACTCCGCACCGGGAactcaacaacaacaacggaTACGGCCCGCAGAGGGGTCAAACCTACCCTCCACCTCAGCAAGAGTTTGACCAAGGGTACGGGGACTATGAACAGGGAGGATACGGCATGGGGCGCCCTCCGCGTGCCGGCCCCAGTCCGGCTCCCGTCCCCCGAAGTTTCACGGCACCACCTCGTAATGGACCTAGCCCCGCGCCGCCTGGTTTCCGTCGCTCGCCTGGTCCCCAGAACGACTACCGCGGGCCTTCGGCTCCTCCTGCTGACTACCGACGCTCGCCTGCGCCCCAAAACGACTACGGCTATGACCAGCAAGATCAGTACCTCAACGATAACTACGGCCGCCCGCAATACGGAGGAGGCGCGCGTCAATACTCTTCCGAATCAACCCGCCCTCTCGCGCCCCAGCCTAGCTACATCGCTGAACTCCCGTCTCCGGATCTCCGGAACAACGGCGGCTTCGACTTCAGTGGTAACAGCCGTCCGCAACAGTACAACTACAACCGCAGCCCAAGTGGTGGCGTCCAACAGCACattgaagaagaggaggaacaGCGACCCCCACAAAGCAGTGGCGGCACCTACCCAGGATACAAGGCGTACCAGCCGACCAAGGACGGTTGGAGCGGCGTATGA
- a CDS encoding Sphingolipid long chain base-responsive protein LSP1, with product MLRLFSRSHEKCDGISNADVHTTIGYDFAKVSSMATPSTNRSLSIRSNHRRNGSQNASTKRTGFSFNSLRGNVQPELSRKLYRIIKSENNLITAHETAGRERISIATQLSEWGEQTNDAAVSDVSDKVGVILSELGEQEDQYAHSLDDARGVLKHIRNTEKSVQPSRDGKDKIADEIARLKMKEPQSARLVVLEQELVRAEAENLVAEAQLTNITRQKLKEAYEAEFAATIERAEKQIILAKHGRRLLQLLDDSPVVPGDMRPAYHHAQQARQILNDAEDDLRDWRPEQDDYIVDTSDSVSNTKGKQNLVRDDDADIVAGSVPGNRTVQENDDVSIVSNGTRQSEAMATH from the exons ATGCTTCGCCTCTTCTCTCGCAGCCACGAGAAATGCGATGGTATCTCCAACGCCGATGTGCACACCACCATAGGCTACGACTTCGCCAAGGTGTCTTCCATGGCGACTCCCTCCAC GAACCGTTCGCTCTCCATCAGATCGAATCACCGCCGTAATGGCTCGCAAAACGCCTCTACAAAGCGCACCGGATTTTCCTTCAACTCTCTCCGCGGCAACGTCCAGCCCGAGCTCTCGCGCAAGCTTTACCGCATCATCAAGAGCGAGAACAACCTCATCACAGCCCACGAGACGGCCGGTCGCGAGCGCATCTCCATCGCCACCCAGTTGTCCGAGTGGGGCGAGCAAAccaacgacgccgccgtaTCTGACGTCTCGGACAAGGTCGGTGTAATCCTGagcgagctcggcgagcaAGAGGATCAGTATGCACACTCCCTCGACGATGCTCGCGGTGTGCTGAAACACATCCGCAATACGGAGAAGAGCGTGCAGCCCAGCCGCGACGGCAAGGACAAGATTGCCGACGAAATTGCCAGGTTGAAGATGAAGGAACCCCAGAGTGCCAGGCTTGTTGTGCTCGAGCAGGAGCTTGTTcgggccgaggcggagaaCCTGGTGGCCGAAGCCCAGCTGACGAATATC ACTCGacagaagctcaaggaggcTTACGAGGCCGAGTTTGCTGCTACCATCGAGCGGGCCGAAAAGCAGATTATCCTGGCCAAACATGGCCGACGACTCCTGCAACTCCTCGATGACTCTCCCGTCGTCCCAGGCGATATGCGTCCGGCTTATCACCATGCCCAACAGGCCCGGCAGATTCtcaacgacgccgaggacgacctgCGCGACTGGCGCCCAGAACAGGATGACTACATCGTTGACACATCCGACTCTGTTTCTAACACTAAGGGAAAGCAGAATCTGGtacgcgacgacgacgctgacATCGTTGCGGGTTCAGTGCCTGGGAACAGGACGGTTCAGGAGAATGACGATGTTAGCATTGTAAGCAACGGAACGAGACAGAgcgaggcgatggcgacTCATTAG
- a CDS encoding Sphingolipid long chain base-responsive protein LSP1, whose amino-acid sequence MCFGTSGRKYYYHEEVVPTRYHHHHHGHHHHGHHHHHGHSPRASYTSVRRSYVASSPRVSYVEPVLYERTSRTYR is encoded by the coding sequence ATGTGCTTTGGAACGAGCGGCCGCAAGTACTACTACCACGAGGAGGTAGTCCCGACTAgataccaccaccaccaccacgggcatcaccaccacggacaccaccatcaccacggCCACTCCCCGCGAGCGAGCTACACGAGCGTGAGGCGGTCCTACGTCGCCAGCAGCCCGCGCGTTAGCTACGTTGAGCCCGTGCTCTATGAGCGGACGAGCCGCACATACCGATGA
- a CDS encoding Dolichyl-diphosphooligosaccharide--protein glycosyltransferase subunit 1, which translates to MRAFAIAAGLLSLLSPVIASSDSSAADKVSEVNLPTNFKPPQVFKNVNLVHIVSLEKNYVKESINVLIENIDKQPQDEYYLPFTPNQMSRIGGFETKDRKNPETGLFAVDAVEIEPLSETQYFKIRLPTPLKAGGQQTLSISYYLLRAYNPLPASIAQDEQQYLAYDFSVYAPSAYVTSKQKTEVKSHSSNIPDYTRFPGSGDIKEFPQKQGAKLVYGPFDEKPAGAVAAAQVRFEFTKPVTHVARLDRDIEVSHWGGNVAFEERYELYHRGANLSKLFNRVKWAQAQYYNPNTYALKELKFPLKVGSADPYFVDVIGNVSTSKFRSNKREALLEIKPRYPIFGGWKYPFTIGWNSDAKNFVRTVEAGKYVINVPFLEGPKQPEGVEYGQVNLQILLPEGATNVKFYTSLPQSAITDTAIGVHKTYLDTVGRTSVTIKANNLVDEFRDREVIVSYEYSVVSALRKPIVIFSSTVVLFVAAWLVGGLNPKISSKN; encoded by the exons ATGAGAGCCTTCGCCAttgccgccggccttctGAGCCTGCTCTCCCCGGTCATCGCAAGCTCCGATTCGAGTGCGGCAGACAAGGTGTCGGAAGTCAACCTGCCCACCAACTTCAAGCCGCCCCAGGTCTTCAAGAACGTCAACCTTGTCCACATCGTCTCTTTGGAGAAGAACTACGTCAAGGAGTCCATCAATGTCTTGATTGAGAACATTGACAAGCAACCTCAAGATGAATACTATCTACCCTTTACCCCCAATCAGATGTCGCGTATCGGAGGCTTCGAAACCAAGGACAGAAAGAACCCCGAAACTGGTCTGtttgccgtcgacgccgtcgagatcGAACCCCTGAG TGAGACTCAGTACTTCAAGATCCGGCTCCCTACGCCCTTGAAGGCAGGCGGCCAGCAGACTCTGAGCATCTCCTACTACTTGCTCCGGGCCTACAATCCTCTCCCTGCGTCGATCGCCCAAGACGAGCAACAGTACCTCGCCTACGACTTCTCCGTGTACGCGCCATCGGCCTACGTCACCTCGAAGCAGAAGACCGAGGTCAAGTCCCACTCGTCCAACATTCCCGACTACACAAGGTTCCCCGGAAGCGGAGACATCAAGGAGTTCCCTCAGAAACAGGGAGCCAAGCTCGTCTACGGTCCCTTTGACGAAAAGCCCGCTGGCGCAGTTGCTGCTGCCCAGGTGCGGTTTGAGTTCACCAAGCCCGTCACGCATGTCGCCAGGCTCGACCGCGACATCGAAGTCAGCCACTGGGGTGGAAATGTGGCATTCGAGGAGCGATACGAGCTCTACCACCGCGGCGCGAACCTGTCCAAGCTTTTCAACCGAGTCAAGTGGGCGCAGGCGCAGTACTACAACCCCAACACGTACGCCCTCAAGGAATTGAAGTTCCCATTGAAGGTCGGAAGCGCCGATCCTTACTTTGTCGATGTCATCGGCAACGTCTCTACATCGAAGTTCCGCAGCAACAAACGTGAGGCTCTTTTGGAGATCAAGCCGCGCTACCCTATCTTCGGTGGCTGGAAGTACCCCTTCACCATTGGCTGGAACTCGGACGCCAAGAACTTCGTGCGTACTGTCGAGGCTGGCAAATACGTTATCAACGTCCCCTTCTTGGAGGGTCCCAAGCagcccgagggcgtcgagtaTGGCCAGGTCAACCTGCAGATCCTTCTGCCAGAGGGAGCAAC AAATGTCAAGTTCTACACCAGCCTTCCCCAGTCCGCCATCACGGACACGGCCATCGGTGTCCACAAGACGTACCTCGACACTGTCGGTCGCACGTCTGTCACCATCAAGGCGAACAACCTAGTCGACGAGTTCCGTGACCGGGAAGTGATTGTTTCGTACGAGTACTCGGTGGTCTCGGCCCTGCGGAAGCCCATTGTCATCTTTAGCAGCACAGTTGTTCTGTTTGTCGCCGCGTGGCTCGTTGGAGGTCTGAACCCCAAGATCTCAAGCAAGAACTAG
- a CDS encoding Hexokinase — protein sequence MADVPKDLLAEVKKLEEQFTVPTEKLKQISKHFISELEKGLSVDGGSIPMNPTWVMSFPDGYETGTYLALDMGGTNLRVCEITLTDVKSEFDIIQSKYRMPEELKTGQSDELWEYIADCLAQFIETHHPDHPSSQKIPLGFTFSYPATQNYIDEGILQRWTKGFDIAGVEGKNVVPFLEAALATRNVPIKLSALINDTTGTLIASAYTDTKMKIGCIFGTGCNAAYMENCGSIPKLAHMNLPADTPMAINCEWGAFDNEHKVLPRTPYDIIIDKDSPRPGQQAFEKMIAGLYLGEIFRLVLVDLHDNKAVHIFENQDIAKLRKAYTLDSSFLSAIEDDPFENLQETSDLFLSKLNLKATRPELELIRRLAELIGTRAARLSACGVAAICQKKGYESCHVGADGSVFNKYPHFKARGAQALREILDWPAKTSAKEEDPIEILAAEDGSGVGAALIAALTLKRVQQGNMAGILNPENFR from the exons ATGGCCGATGTGCCCAAGGATCTTTTGGCTGAGGTTAAGAAGTTGGAGGAGCAGTTCACTGTCCCCACTGAGAAGCTCAAGCAGATCAGCAAGCACTTCATCTCGGAGCTGGAGAAGG GCCTCAGTGTTGATGGCGGCAGCATC CCCATGAACCCTACTTGGGTCATGTCTTTCCCTGACGGCTACGAGACTGGCACCTACCTGGCCCTTGACATGGGAGGCACCAACCTGCGTGTTTGTGAGATTACATTGACGGATGTCAAGTCTGAGTTCGACATCATCCAGTCCAAGTACCGCATGCCTGAGGAGCTCAAGACCGGACAGTCGGACGAGTTATGGGAGTACATTGCCGACTGCTTGGCCCAGTTCATCGAGACTCACCACCCCGACCACCCTTCGTCCCAGAAGATCCCTCTTGGATTCACCTTCTCCTACCCTGCCACTCAGAACTACATCGATGAGGGTATCCTCCAGCGCTGGACCAAGGGCTTCGACATTGCTGGAGTCGAGGGTAAGAACGTCGTTCcgttcctcgaggccgcccttgctACCAGA AACGTCCCTATCAAGCTGTCTGCCTTGATCAACGACACCACCGGAACCCTGATTGCGTCGGCTTACACCGACACCAAGATGAAGATTGGTTGCATTTTCGGCACTGGCTGCAATGCCGCTTACATGGAGAATTGCGGCTCCATCCCCAAGCTTGCTCACATGAACTTGCCTGCTGATACccccatggccatcaactGCGAGTGGGGTGCCTTTGACAACGAGCACAAGGTTTTGCCTCGTACCCCCTACGACATCATCATTGACAAGGACTCTCCCCGCCCCGGCCAGCAGGCCTTCGAGAAGATGATTGCGGGTCTCTACCTGGGCGAGATCTTCCGTCTGGTCCTCGTTGATCTGCACGACAACAAGGCCGTCCACATCTTCGAGAACCAGGACATTGCCAAGCTCCGCAAGGCTTACACCCTGGactcgtccttcttgtccgCCATCGAGGA CGATCCCTTCGAGAACTTGCAGGAGACAAGCGACCTGTTCCTCTCTAAGCTGAACCTCAAGGCCACCAGACCCGAGCTGGAGCTGAttcgccgcctcgccgagctcatTGGCACCCGCGCTGCCCGTCTCTCTGCCTGTGGTGTCGCTGCCATCTGCCAGAAGAAGGGCTACGAGAGCTgccacgtcggcgccgacggttCTGTATTTAACAAGTACCCCCACTTCAAGGCCCGCGGCGCCCAGGCTCTGCGCGAGATCCTCGACTGGCCCGCCAAGACTAGCGCTAAGGAGGAGGACCCTATCGAAATCCTCGCCGCAGAGGATGGCAGCGGTGTTGGTGCCGCGCTGATTGCCGCGCTGACCCTCAAGAGAGTTCAGCAGGGCAACATGGCTGGCATTCTCAACCCTGAAAACTTCAGATAG
- a CDS encoding Arginine N-methyltransferase 2, producing the protein MALDDSMQGRITADCPDEARVILLHAWSHDKSALKKILDEPGKANCQDPTTGETPLHAAIRACGLAAQDQDDLKVKEAKDTVQELFLSGAIWNDVDSNNETPGCVALRLGQAELYTLCVEAGVRAELLFGLLDGYEQLSSGSEMDEDEAVEVVDADAIKAFEADLERMGTAQDPEEAPELVQVPDATTVEAEAETETKEKKFVPPAIEDPSLNSEEYLRSNLTYSDGKLVDDGGNGVMMAWETDIMRKSVDALLPGLPAGKRILNVGFGMGIIDTMFHETRPLRHHVIEAHPEVLEHIDKPDSKFGAAWEASGPEEGAFKIHHGRWQDVVPKLLEAGEVYDAIYFDTFGEDYGQLKMFFTEFIPGLMDFEGRFSFFNGLGADRRICYDVYTKVVEMHMADAGLDIEWNELDVDMKGLEEAGAGEWEGVKRRYWTLDKYRLPTCTFMG; encoded by the exons ATGGCGCTCGACGACTCGATGCAAGGCCGCATCACCGCCGACTGCCCAGACGAGGCCCGCGTGATCCTCCTGCACGCCTGGAGCCACGACAAGTCCGCCCTCAAGAagatcctcgacgagcccggCAAGGCCAACTGCCAGGACCCCACGACCGGCGAAACGCCCCTCCACGCCGCCATCCGTGCCtgcggcctcgccgcccaagaCCAGGATGACTTgaaggtcaaggaggccaaggacacGGTCCAGGAGCTCTTCCTCTCCGGCGCCATCTggaacgacgtcgactccAACAACGAGACTCCCGGCTGCGTCGCCCTTCGCCTGGGCCAGGCCGAGCTGTACACGCTctgcgtcgaggccggcgtgcGCGCGGAGCTGCTGTTCGGTCTGCTGGATGGTTACGAGCAGCTGTCGTCGGGCTCCGAaatggacgaggacgaagcggtcgaggtcgtcgatgccgacgccaTAAAGGCATTtgaggccgacctcgagagAATGGGGACCGCGCAGGATCCTGAGGAAGCCCCCGAGCTGGTCCAGGTGCCAGACGCCACCacggtcgaggccgaggccgagaccgagaccaaggagaagaagttcGTACCGCCCGCCATCGAGGACCCCAGCCTCAACTCGGAAGAGTACCTCCGCTCGAACCTGACCTACTCGGACggcaagctcgtcgacgatggtggcAACGGCGTTATGATGGCCTGGGAGACGGACATCATGCGCAAGagcgtcgacgccctcctccccggccTGCCCGCCGGCAAGCGCATCCTCAACGTCGGTTTCGGTATGGGAATCATCGACACCATGTTCCACGAGACGCGGCCTTTGCGGCATCACGTCATTGAGGCCCATCCCGAGGTGCTCGAGCACATCGACAAGCCCGACTCCAAGTTCGGCGCCGCCTGGGAGGCGAGCGGGCCCGAGGAGGGCGCGTTCAAGATCCACCACGGCAGGTGGCAGGATGTCGTTCCTAAgttgctcgaggccggcgaggtctACGACGCCATCTACTTCGACACCTTTGGCGAGGACTACGGCCAGCTCAAGATGTTCTTCACTGAGTTCATCCCCGGCCTAATGGACTTTGAGGGTCGCTTCAGCTTCTTTAACGGACTGGGCGCAGACCGGAGGATATGCTATGATGTTTACACAAAGGTGGTGGAAATGCACATGGCCGATGCCGGCCTGGATATCGAGTGGAACGAGCTGGACGTCGACATgaagggcctcgaggaggccggtgCAGGTGAATGGGAGGGCGTGAAGCGTCGGTACTGGACTTTGGACA AGTACCGGCTACCAACGTGCACGTTCATGGGCTAG
- a CDS encoding VTC domain-containing protein: MKFGEQLRSSIIREYQWYYIDYDALKADLKTATGPIMSSDDDNKGKGVKREWSEEDEGRFVKKLEAELDKVHTKQQVKAMEISRRIAVSEREVKGVVNRLNERGPREDGPSEEEFMLLEEDLSDIIADVHDLAKFVQLNYTGFYKIIKKHDKLTGWHLKPVFDARLKAKPFYKENYDASVVKLSKLYDLVRTRGNPVKGDSAAGGSQGSFVRNTTKYWVHPDNVTELKLIILKHLPVLVFNASKEFEIQDSAITSIYYDNPETWDLYEGRLKKTEGAEAIRLRWYGGMQSENIFVERKTHREDWTGEKSVKARFSVKEKNVNSYMRGELLPAALFEKARKEGKKPEKQIAEDERLAKEVQYSVLKNGYKPVCRSFYNRTAFQLPADARVRISLDTELTMVREDNLDGRKRSGDNWRRMDIGIDFPFSQLPPEDIVRFPYAVLEVKLQTQLGQEPPEWVRQLISSHLVEAVPKFSKFIHGVACLFPDRINLLPFWMPQMDVDIRKPVTHDFGIHRPNQSATTTTSDDDEDDELDSDDEEGLLVSSNNGATNGESSGQGAARNGGNGLDVEGQTVDTIAAVDNEDFLYDSDEEYDADEALEEARRVGGWTYYSALVSTKARTFGERAVDVLKWAVPHPRGSDIPRRELQTQLFGSGQIQTKRFKAPKGKKIYVPVRVEPKVYFAAERTFLGWLEYSIYVGTVAVTLLNFGSKPTTASFIVAGVFTLLAILSLLYSVVIYLYRSKAIRTRRAAKFYDKWGPSALCASLFIAVLLNFAFEGREREYW, from the exons ATGAAGTTCGGCGAGCAGCTCCGTTCGAGCATCATTCGCGAGTACCAATGGTACTACATCGACTACGATGCCCTCAAGGCCGACCTGAAGACGGCCACCGGCCCCATCATGTctagcgacgacgacaacaagggCAAGGGTGTGAAGCGGGAATGGtcagaagaagacgagggccgcttcgtcaagaagctcgaggccgagctcgacaaggTGCACACCAAGCAGCAGGTCAAGGCCATGGAGATATCGCGGCGCATTGCCGTGAGCGAGCGCGAGGTCAAGGGCGTCGTCAATCGCCTCAACGAGCGTGGCCCGCGCGAGGATGGGCCGAGTGAGGAGGAATTTATGCTGTTGGAGGAGGACTTGAGCGACATCATTGCCGACGTGCATGATCTCGCCAAGTTTGTTCAGCTGAACTACACTGGGTTCTACAAGATTATCAAAAAGCATGAC aaACTCACTGGCTGGCACCTTAAGCCTGTCTTCGACGCCCGACTCAAGGCGAAGCCGTTCTACAAAGAGAACTATGATGCTTCTGTGGTGAAGCTTTCAAAGCTGTACGACCTGGTCAGAACGAGGGGTAACCCGGTCAAGGGCGATAGCGCCGCCGGTGGCTCTCAGGGCAGCTTCGTTCGCAACACAACGAAGTATTGGGTCCATCCGGACAACGTGACTGAACTGAAACTCATTATTCTGAAGCATTTGCCCGTGCTGGTCTTCAACGCAAGCAAAGAGTTTGAGATTCAAGACTCGGCCATCACGTCCATCTACTACGACAACCCAGAAACATGGGATCTGTACGAGGGCCGCCTTAAGAAGACCGAaggcgccgaggccatccGCCTGAGGTGGTACGGCGGAATGCAGAGCGAGAACATTTTCGTCGAGCGCAAGACCCATCGAGAAGACTGGACCGGAGAGAAATCGGTCAAAGCGCGATTCTCGGTCAAGGAAAAGAATGTCAACTCGTACATGCGCGGCGAACTGCTGCCTGCGGCCCTCTTCGAGAAGGCGCGCAAAGAGGGCAAGAAGCCCGAAAAGCAGAttgccgaggacgagcgACTCGCGAAGGAGGTGCAATACTCGGTGCTCAAGAACGGTTACAAGCCCGTGTGCCGCTCTTTTTACAACCGTACTGCATTCCAGCTGCCTGCCGACGCCCGAGTCCGTATCTCCCTGGACACGGAGCTGACCATGGTCCGCGAGGACAACTTGGACGGCCGCAAAAGATCTGGCGACAACTGGAGGCGCATGGACATCGGTATTGACTTCCCCTTCTCGCAGTTGCCCCCCGAGGACATTGTGCGCTTCCCCTACGCCGTTCTCGAGGTCAAGCTCCAGAcccaactcggccaagaacCCCCCGAGTGGGTTCGTCAGCTCATTTCCAGCCATCTCGTTGAGGCCGTGCCCAAGTTCTCCAAGTTCATCCACGGAGTTGCCTGCCTCTTCCCTGACCGCATCAACCTGCTTCCATTCTGGATGCCGCAGATGGACGTGGATATTCGGAAGCCCGTAACGCACGACTTTGGTATTCACAGACCGAATCAGTCAGCGACAACTACGACATcagacgatgacgaagatgacgagtTGGACTCTGACGATGAGGAAGGCCTCTTGGTTTCCAGCAACAACGGTGCCACGAATGGGGAATCAAGCGGCCAGGGCGCTGCCAGAAATGGAGGAAACGGGCTTGATGTTGAAGGTCAGACCGTTGATACAATCGCCGCGGTTGACAATGAGGATTTCCTGTACGACTCGGACGAAGAATATGAtgccgacgaagccctcgaggAAGCCAGAAGAGTTGGAGGTTGGACGTACTACTCGGCGCTCGTCTCCACGAAAGCTCGCACTTTCGGCGAACGTGCCGTGGATGTGCTCAAGTGGGCTGTGCCTCATCCTCGCGGTTCTGATATCCCCCGGCGCGAACTGCAGACGCAGCTCTTCGGCTCGGGACAAATCCAGACGAAGAGATTCAAGGCTCCCAAGGGAAAGAAGATATATGTGCCGGTCCGCGTCGAACCCAAGGTTTACTTTGCAGCCGAGAGAACCTTCCTAGGCTGG CTCGAGTACTCCATCTACGTCGGCACCGTGGCCGTCACGTTGCTCAACTTCGGCTCCAAGCCCACCACCGCGTCATTCATCGTCGCTGGCGTCTTCACCCTGCTCGCCATCCTGTCGCTCTTGTATTCCGTCGTCATTTACTTGTACAGGAGCAAGGCCATCCGCACACGGAGGGCCGCCAAATTCTATGACAAGTGGGGGCCTAGTGCGCTCTGCGCGTCCCTATTCATCGCCGTCTTGCTTAACTTTGCGTTCGAGGGCCGGGAGCGCGAGTACTGGTGA